A genomic segment from Actinoplanes sichuanensis encodes:
- a CDS encoding GNAT family N-acetyltransferase, with protein sequence MRVREWDPRSASATEINSLVETVNAVLAVDLPDDPPWRDVQVREYLAETMPGERRITWIAEDDRLPEGEGKIFGHVNILLLGDIGVLEVVVRPELRRRGLGRQLLAVAARRAYLEGFSSIGVEAIGGTSAIPFYESLGFEREYVETRSVLNLNTVDWLALGGMASGISAGYRIEYHPGGPPDHLLAAYAQAKAEAQRDDDDLDLAPRSSDPQRLRDSLETLHKRGLKPYIVLAIHESTGNVAGLTEVVVPAQHPERADQYDTIVVREHRGYGIDRAIKARMLFELRAAEPTLGQVQTWNAQHNESMLKVNAELGYQSDRDWFEYIADVTQLVQSLEPTD encoded by the coding sequence GTGAGGGTGCGTGAATGGGATCCCCGCTCCGCGTCCGCGACCGAGATCAACTCGCTCGTGGAGACGGTGAACGCGGTCCTGGCGGTAGATCTACCGGATGATCCACCCTGGCGGGACGTGCAGGTCAGGGAGTATCTGGCCGAGACCATGCCGGGCGAGCGCCGGATCACCTGGATCGCCGAGGACGATCGCCTCCCGGAGGGCGAGGGAAAGATCTTCGGGCACGTGAACATCCTGTTGCTCGGCGACATCGGCGTGCTCGAGGTGGTGGTCCGGCCCGAATTGCGGCGTCGCGGGCTGGGCCGGCAGTTGCTGGCGGTGGCGGCGCGGCGGGCCTATCTGGAGGGTTTCTCGTCGATCGGCGTCGAGGCGATCGGCGGCACGTCGGCGATCCCGTTCTACGAGTCCCTCGGATTCGAGCGGGAGTATGTGGAGACCCGCAGTGTCCTCAACCTGAACACGGTGGACTGGCTCGCGCTCGGCGGGATGGCCAGCGGGATCAGTGCCGGTTACCGGATCGAGTACCACCCGGGCGGCCCACCCGACCATCTGCTCGCCGCCTACGCCCAGGCCAAGGCCGAGGCACAGCGGGACGACGACGATCTGGACCTGGCGCCCCGATCATCGGATCCGCAGCGGCTGCGTGACTCGCTGGAGACGCTGCACAAGCGCGGCCTGAAACCTTACATCGTGCTGGCGATCCACGAGTCGACCGGAAACGTGGCCGGACTGACCGAGGTGGTGGTGCCGGCGCAGCATCCGGAGCGGGCCGATCAGTACGACACGATCGTCGTCCGGGAGCATCGCGGCTACGGCATCGACCGGGCGATCAAGGCACGGATGCTGTTCGAGCTGCGGGCCGCCGAACCGACGCTGGGTCAGGTGCAGACGTGGAACGCGCAGCACAACGAGTCGATGCTGAAGGTCAACGCGGAACTGGGCTACCAGTCCGACCGTGACTGGTTCGAATACATCGCCGACGTGACGCAGCTGGTCCAGTCCCTGGAGCCGACCGACTGA
- a CDS encoding lytic transglycosylase domain-containing protein: protein MSASAAAEAASASADTAEPRPAAKSHTGTPQAGPAPTSPSETAPTAAALSDPLAGRDGTGVPAATTPDIGKASGDTAPASADKAKGAGAAPPEDAKPGDTKPGDAKPGDAKPGDAKPGDTNPTDAKPGDTKLGDAKPGDAKPSDTKPGDTKPSDTKPGDAKPGDAKPGDAKPGDAKPGDAKPGDAKAAGDPKTAGDTKSGDDSTPASGAKPGAEGKAAPGKARRRFRPLHATGRAARGVYAWTRGPAGRVVVPGVLVATLVVLAGSFGAYLVPQALEAKPTPSATPTFGADPQGSVPPAVWESPGNQPGLPGTGTLPSYPVPGATTGLPGVLPTQPAVNAARPADALAAWAEQTGTRVGIPVVAVQAYGYAELVLAQTNPGCRLDWTTLAAIGKVESSHGSFNGAVLGADGVAQPTILGLPLDGQGGRQLIADTDRGALDGDTAFDRAIGPMQFIPSTWKETAVDADRDGVANPNDIDDAALTAATYLCKGSRDLSKPDAWWDAILSYNAVRPYAQKVFATADDYGRRSKL, encoded by the coding sequence GTGTCCGCATCGGCCGCGGCTGAGGCGGCATCCGCATCGGCCGACACCGCGGAGCCGCGGCCTGCCGCGAAGTCTCACACCGGGACGCCGCAGGCCGGGCCGGCACCGACCTCGCCCTCCGAGACGGCGCCGACGGCGGCCGCGCTCTCCGACCCGCTGGCGGGGCGGGACGGCACGGGGGTGCCCGCCGCGACCACACCGGACATCGGTAAGGCTTCCGGCGACACCGCGCCAGCGTCCGCCGACAAGGCGAAGGGCGCCGGAGCAGCCCCACCCGAGGACGCAAAGCCGGGCGACACGAAACCAGGCGACGCGAAGCCAGGCGACGCGAAGCCAGGCGACGCCAAACCGGGCGACACGAACCCGACCGACGCAAAGCCAGGCGACACCAAACTGGGCGACGCCAAACCAGGTGATGCGAAGCCGAGCGACACGAAGCCGGGCGACACGAAGCCGAGCGACACGAAGCCGGGCGACGCCAAGCCGGGCGACGCCAAGCCGGGCGACGCCAAGCCGGGCGACGCCAAGCCGGGCGACGCCAAGCCGGGCGACGCCAAGGCTGCCGGGGATCCCAAGACCGCGGGCGACACGAAGTCAGGCGATGACTCCACGCCCGCGAGCGGCGCGAAACCGGGTGCCGAGGGCAAGGCGGCCCCGGGGAAGGCGCGGCGGCGGTTCCGGCCACTGCACGCCACCGGACGGGCCGCTCGCGGGGTCTACGCCTGGACCAGAGGGCCGGCCGGCCGGGTCGTGGTGCCCGGTGTCCTGGTGGCGACGCTCGTCGTGCTGGCCGGATCGTTCGGGGCCTACCTGGTGCCACAGGCACTGGAGGCGAAGCCGACACCCAGCGCCACTCCCACGTTCGGTGCCGATCCGCAGGGTTCGGTGCCGCCGGCGGTGTGGGAGTCGCCCGGAAACCAGCCCGGCCTGCCGGGGACCGGGACGTTGCCGAGTTACCCGGTTCCGGGCGCCACCACCGGCCTGCCGGGCGTGCTGCCCACCCAACCGGCGGTGAACGCGGCCCGGCCCGCCGACGCGCTGGCCGCCTGGGCCGAGCAGACCGGCACCCGGGTGGGCATCCCGGTGGTGGCGGTGCAGGCTTACGGCTACGCCGAGCTGGTGCTCGCGCAGACCAACCCGGGCTGCCGTCTGGACTGGACCACGCTCGCCGCGATCGGCAAGGTGGAGTCGTCGCACGGCAGCTTCAACGGCGCGGTGCTCGGCGCGGACGGGGTGGCGCAGCCGACGATCCTCGGGCTGCCGCTCGACGGCCAGGGCGGTCGGCAGCTGATCGCCGACACCGACCGGGGCGCGCTCGACGGCGACACCGCATTCGACCGGGCGATCGGGCCGATGCAGTTCATCCCGTCGACCTGGAAGGAGACGGCGGTCGACGCGGACCGGGACGGCGTGGCCAACCCGAACGACATCGACGACGCCGCACTGACCGCGGCGACCTATCTGTGCAAGGGCAGCCGCGACCTGTCCAAGCCGGACGCATGGTGGGACGCGATCCTGTCGTACAACGCGGTCCGGCCGTACGCGCAGAAGGTGTTCGCGACCGCCGACGACTACGGCCGGCGCAGCAAGCTCTGA
- a CDS encoding FmdB family zinc ribbon protein has translation MPRYEFRCRSCGATFEVSRPMRAASDPADCPQGHADTVKLLSTVAVTGRGGAATPGPSGGGGGGGCCGGGCGC, from the coding sequence ATGCCGCGTTATGAGTTCCGGTGCCGGTCGTGTGGCGCCACGTTCGAAGTCAGCCGTCCGATGCGTGCTGCGAGCGACCCGGCGGACTGCCCGCAGGGCCACGCCGACACCGTCAAGCTGCTGTCCACAGTCGCTGTCACGGGCCGTGGCGGCGCGGCCACGCCCGGTCCGTCCGGCGGCGGCGGTGGGGGAGGTTGTTGCGGCGGAGGCTGCGGCTGCTGA
- a CDS encoding ATP-binding protein, whose product MSGRIELPSGLVTFMFTDIEGSTRLARMLGEAYRNVLGAHRAVLRGVFDDFSGVELLTEGDSFFVAFSNADAAVAACVEAQRRLSAHDWPRADAVPRVRMGLHTGRAVPIGQEYASAEVHRAARVSAAAHGGQVLCSEATALAVTATYAATTGGSTGAAAAATLATVDLLDLGAYRLRGFDDDERLFQVMAPGLERDFPRPRTAQAPRHNLPAEHTPFVGRRTELSELAGLISHHRLVTVVGPGGSGKTRLTHAVAEQLLPAYPGGVWTIDAAGAAKGLPTALAAALGLRPEPGRPMIDTLVEECAERRMLVVLQTCDAAPALTTTMVHRLLSRCRRLDVVATGRAPLALAGETVWRIPPLVPADAFALLRDRAAAAQGGRPGDGDPQLARLAARLEGSPLAIQLAAARLRLLPAEQLARRLDDPLGALDNDAAGDGRHASLANNLTWSYRTLGSRAAELLRRLAVFAGPVDLETVEWYDPEALSALSELADKSLVEVLPGPRYRLSEQVRAYALRRLASTGDEPAARERHLTWSLHTLDRVTTDPDDQVRTLSLTELSPYVGEWQAALRWAAETGDVAAGLRLATALDPWWREHGETREGRELLDALYRRLPADVPPSDLGAAYLMHAGLSTERGEQEHYLDLAEGTVEAVDEGPEFAVRLNVARLALTVDDLGAAERDCRAVIAQAEGAGVPHAAFPAVLSLAELLWRRDALTEAAELLGAARHLETARPEDRGRRAVDWLLGMVALRRGDLVAAHDHLVVALRSRLRHGFRGAAADAVAAIAVRCVLGGDPATATVLFGGAEAAHGARRTASFGAFWSAQQASLRAALGDAAFDAAYADGAGIGFDRIVAMALAVEHPDLENGAARFAQIVR is encoded by the coding sequence GTGTCGGGACGGATCGAGCTACCCAGTGGCCTGGTGACCTTTATGTTCACCGACATCGAGGGCTCGACGCGACTTGCCCGGATGCTCGGTGAGGCGTACCGGAATGTTCTCGGAGCGCATCGAGCAGTGCTACGCGGAGTATTCGACGACTTTTCTGGTGTCGAGCTCCTCACTGAGGGTGACTCCTTTTTCGTGGCTTTCTCGAACGCTGACGCGGCGGTCGCGGCGTGTGTCGAAGCGCAGCGTCGACTGTCCGCTCATGACTGGCCCCGTGCCGACGCCGTGCCCCGCGTCCGGATGGGTCTACACACCGGCCGCGCGGTGCCGATCGGCCAGGAGTATGCGAGCGCCGAAGTCCACCGGGCCGCGCGGGTGTCCGCTGCCGCCCATGGTGGCCAGGTGCTCTGCTCGGAAGCGACGGCCCTCGCGGTGACCGCCACTTACGCCGCCACCACGGGCGGTTCGACAGGTGCCGCGGCCGCCGCCACGCTGGCCACCGTGGACCTGCTCGACCTGGGCGCCTACCGGTTACGCGGCTTCGACGACGACGAGCGGCTGTTCCAGGTGATGGCGCCGGGCCTGGAACGGGACTTCCCCCGCCCCCGGACCGCGCAGGCGCCCCGACACAACCTGCCCGCCGAGCACACCCCGTTCGTCGGCCGCCGGACCGAGTTGTCCGAGCTGGCCGGCCTGATCAGTCACCACCGCCTGGTCACGGTCGTCGGTCCCGGTGGATCCGGCAAGACCCGCCTCACCCATGCCGTGGCCGAGCAGCTGCTTCCGGCGTACCCCGGCGGGGTCTGGACGATCGATGCCGCCGGCGCGGCGAAAGGCCTGCCCACCGCATTGGCCGCGGCCCTCGGCCTGCGCCCCGAGCCGGGCCGCCCGATGATCGACACGCTGGTCGAGGAGTGCGCCGAGCGCCGCATGCTGGTGGTGCTGCAGACGTGTGACGCGGCGCCCGCGCTGACCACCACGATGGTGCACCGGCTGCTCAGCCGCTGCCGCCGCCTGGATGTGGTGGCGACCGGTCGGGCGCCGCTCGCGCTCGCCGGGGAGACCGTGTGGCGGATCCCGCCGCTCGTGCCGGCCGACGCGTTCGCCCTGCTCCGGGACCGGGCGGCGGCCGCGCAGGGCGGGCGGCCGGGAGACGGCGATCCGCAGTTGGCCCGGCTCGCCGCCCGGCTGGAGGGTTCGCCGCTGGCGATTCAACTGGCCGCGGCCCGGTTGCGGCTGCTGCCGGCCGAGCAGTTGGCCCGGCGGCTCGACGACCCGCTCGGTGCGCTCGACAACGACGCCGCCGGTGACGGCCGGCACGCCAGCCTGGCCAACAACCTGACCTGGTCCTACCGCACTCTGGGCAGCCGCGCGGCCGAGCTGCTGCGCCGGCTCGCCGTATTCGCCGGGCCGGTCGACCTGGAGACCGTCGAGTGGTACGACCCGGAGGCCCTCAGCGCCCTCTCCGAGCTCGCCGACAAGTCGCTGGTCGAGGTGCTGCCCGGACCCCGATACCGGCTGTCCGAGCAGGTTCGGGCGTACGCGCTGCGCCGTCTCGCCTCGACCGGTGACGAGCCGGCTGCCCGGGAACGGCATCTCACGTGGTCGCTGCACACCCTGGACCGGGTCACCACCGACCCCGACGACCAGGTCCGCACCCTGTCGCTGACCGAGCTGAGCCCGTACGTGGGGGAGTGGCAGGCGGCCCTGCGCTGGGCCGCCGAGACCGGTGACGTGGCCGCCGGGCTGCGGCTGGCCACCGCCCTCGACCCGTGGTGGCGTGAGCATGGCGAGACCCGTGAGGGTCGGGAACTACTCGACGCGCTCTATCGCCGGCTGCCCGCCGACGTCCCGCCGTCGGACCTGGGCGCCGCCTACCTGATGCACGCCGGTCTCAGCACCGAACGCGGCGAGCAGGAGCATTACCTGGACCTCGCCGAGGGCACGGTGGAGGCGGTCGACGAGGGGCCGGAGTTCGCGGTCCGGCTCAACGTCGCCCGTCTGGCGCTGACCGTAGATGATCTCGGCGCCGCCGAGCGGGACTGTCGTGCGGTGATCGCTCAGGCCGAAGGGGCCGGCGTACCGCACGCCGCGTTCCCGGCCGTGCTCTCGCTGGCCGAGCTGCTCTGGCGCCGGGACGCGCTGACCGAGGCGGCCGAACTGCTCGGTGCCGCGCGCCATCTGGAGACCGCCCGTCCCGAGGACCGCGGCCGCCGGGCCGTCGACTGGCTGCTCGGCATGGTCGCGTTGCGTCGCGGCGACCTGGTGGCCGCTCATGATCACCTGGTGGTGGCGTTGCGGTCCCGGCTGCGGCACGGTTTCCGGGGTGCGGCCGCCGACGCGGTGGCGGCGATCGCGGTCCGCTGTGTGCTGGGCGGCGATCCGGCGACCGCGACGGTGCTGTTCGGTGGCGCGGAGGCGGCCCACGGCGCTCGCCGGACCGCGTCGTTCGGTGCGTTCTGGTCGGCCCAGCAGGCTTCGCTGCGGGCCGCGCTCGGCGATGCCGCCTTCGACGCGGCCTACGCCGACGGCGCCGGCATCGGCTTCGACCGGATAGTCGCCATGGCCCTGGCGGTGGAACACCCCGACCTGGAGAACGGCGCCGCCCGGTTCGCTCAGATAGTCAGATGA
- a CDS encoding phospholipase: MAVTAALVAAMLPAAPATPAAASPAVAASPAVTASQSRDEILAGWTQPTAESTAAWLAARRDQARWAAYRFDWSSDVCSRAPDVPAGFDFADACRHHDFGYRNYRADLARHKDRLDEVFRADLRRTCDRRHMLAQPFCNGIAFTYYESVRFLPRP; the protein is encoded by the coding sequence ATGGCGGTAACCGCGGCCCTCGTCGCCGCAATGCTCCCGGCGGCACCCGCCACACCCGCCGCCGCCTCGCCCGCGGTGGCGGCCTCACCCGCGGTCACCGCCTCCCAGAGTCGGGACGAGATCCTGGCGGGCTGGACCCAGCCGACCGCGGAGAGCACCGCCGCGTGGCTCGCCGCCCGCCGTGATCAGGCCCGCTGGGCGGCTTACCGGTTCGACTGGTCCAGCGACGTGTGCTCGCGGGCGCCGGACGTCCCGGCCGGGTTCGACTTCGCCGACGCCTGCCGGCATCACGACTTCGGCTACCGCAACTACCGGGCCGATCTCGCCCGGCACAAGGACCGGCTGGACGAGGTCTTCCGGGCCGATCTGCGCCGCACCTGCGATCGGCGGCACATGCTCGCGCAGCCGTTCTGCAACGGCATCGCGTTCACCTACTACGAGTCGGTCCGGTTCCTGCCCAGACCATGA
- a CDS encoding potassium channel family protein, with product MIHLPLVRQGPLKALGLRLLMATSLVLLAVTVIYLDRDGYRDVNEDGLTLLDCFYYAVVSLSTTGYGDITPETQAARLVNVLFITPARVLFLIILVGTTLEVLTDQYRKGLRVSRWRRKLKDHVIICGYGTKGRAAVAALLETGYDKSRIVIVENREAGVRQAAAGGFVVIEGDATRSSVLNEADVKNAKSVIIATDRDEASVLITLTVRQLTAGQVRIIAAVREQENAALLKQSGAHHVIVSSSTAGRLLGLTTTAPPLIDVVEDLLTPGQGMALAMRSAERAEVGRNPRELPTLVVALIRRGKVLPLGGEQAVTIETGDLLVYIRDDESVPSGVSV from the coding sequence ATGATTCATCTACCTCTGGTCCGGCAGGGACCGCTGAAAGCTCTCGGGCTCCGGCTGTTGATGGCGACTTCCCTGGTGCTGCTCGCGGTCACGGTGATCTACCTCGACCGGGACGGTTATCGGGACGTCAACGAGGACGGCCTGACCCTGCTCGACTGCTTCTACTACGCGGTCGTCTCACTCTCCACCACCGGCTACGGCGACATCACGCCGGAGACCCAGGCGGCCCGGTTGGTGAACGTCCTGTTCATCACCCCGGCCCGGGTCCTCTTCCTGATCATCCTGGTCGGCACCACACTGGAGGTGCTGACCGACCAGTACCGCAAGGGCCTTCGGGTCAGCCGGTGGAGGCGCAAGTTGAAGGACCACGTGATCATCTGCGGTTACGGCACGAAGGGCCGGGCCGCGGTCGCCGCGCTGTTGGAGACCGGGTACGACAAGTCCCGGATCGTCATCGTGGAAAACCGTGAGGCGGGCGTCCGGCAGGCCGCGGCCGGCGGCTTCGTGGTGATCGAGGGTGACGCCACCAGGTCGTCGGTGCTGAACGAGGCCGATGTGAAGAACGCCAAGTCGGTCATCATCGCCACCGACCGGGACGAGGCGTCGGTGCTGATCACGCTGACCGTGCGCCAGTTGACCGCCGGCCAGGTGCGGATCATCGCAGCGGTCCGCGAGCAGGAGAACGCCGCGCTGCTGAAGCAGAGCGGCGCCCACCATGTGATCGTGTCGTCGTCGACGGCCGGTCGTCTGCTGGGCCTGACCACCACCGCGCCGCCGCTGATCGACGTGGTGGAGGACCTGCTGACCCCCGGTCAGGGCATGGCGCTGGCGATGCGGTCCGCCGAGCGGGCCGAGGTGGGCCGCAATCCCCGGGAGCTGCCCACCCTGGTGGTGGCGCTGATCCGCCGGGGCAAGGTGCTGCCGCTCGGTGGCGAGCAGGCCGTCACGATCGAGACCGGCGACCTGCTCGTCTACATCCGCGACGACGAAAGCGTCCCCAGCGGGGTCAGCGTCTAG
- a CDS encoding 2-oxoacid:ferredoxin oxidoreductase subunit beta, whose amino-acid sequence MAETVALKLTAKDFKSDQEVRWCPGCGDYSILAAMQRFMPELGIPREKIVFVSGIGCSSRFPYYMNTYGMHSIHGRAPAIATGLSTSRPDLNVWVVTGDGDALSIGGNHLIHALRRNVNLKILLFNNRIYGLTKGQYSPTSEIGKITKSTPTGSADTPFNPLSLALGAEATFVARTIDSDAKHLQSVLRAAAEHQGSAFVEIYQNCNIFNDGAFDLIKDADTRDAHLIRLEQGEPITVGNLNVVHPEGSFGLKVQEGGTPIIHDATVDDPAYAFALSRLSGSDLNTTPIGIFRSVQRPSYDEIVRKQVLDAQAQATGTPEEMLDGLLNSGDTWTIV is encoded by the coding sequence ATGGCTGAGACGGTCGCTCTGAAACTGACCGCCAAGGACTTCAAGTCGGACCAGGAGGTCCGCTGGTGTCCCGGCTGCGGTGACTACTCGATCCTCGCCGCGATGCAGCGGTTCATGCCGGAGCTGGGCATCCCGCGCGAGAAGATCGTCTTCGTCTCCGGCATCGGCTGCTCGTCCCGGTTCCCGTACTACATGAACACCTACGGGATGCACTCGATCCACGGCCGGGCCCCGGCGATCGCGACCGGGCTGTCCACGTCCCGCCCCGACCTGAACGTCTGGGTGGTCACCGGTGACGGCGACGCCCTGTCCATCGGCGGCAACCATCTGATCCACGCGCTGCGGCGCAACGTGAACCTGAAGATCCTGCTGTTCAACAACCGGATCTACGGCCTCACCAAGGGTCAGTACTCACCCACCTCGGAGATCGGCAAGATCACCAAGTCGACGCCGACCGGCTCGGCGGACACCCCGTTCAACCCGCTCTCGCTGGCGCTGGGCGCCGAGGCCACCTTCGTGGCACGGACCATCGACTCGGACGCCAAGCACCTCCAGTCGGTGCTGCGGGCCGCCGCCGAACACCAGGGTTCGGCGTTCGTCGAGATCTACCAGAACTGCAACATCTTCAACGACGGCGCCTTCGACCTGATCAAGGACGCCGACACCCGGGACGCCCATCTGATCCGGCTCGAACAGGGCGAACCGATCACCGTCGGCAACCTCAACGTCGTGCACCCGGAGGGCAGCTTCGGCCTGAAGGTGCAGGAGGGCGGCACGCCGATCATCCACGACGCGACCGTGGACGACCCGGCGTACGCGTTCGCGCTCAGCCGGCTCTCCGGCTCCGATCTGAACACCACCCCGATCGGGATCTTCCGCAGCGTGCAGCGGCCGTCCTACGACGAGATCGTCCGCAAGCAGGTGCTCGACGCGCAGGCACAGGCCACCGGAACCCCGGAGGAGATGCTCGACGGCCTGCTGAACTCGGGCGACACCTGGACGATCGTCTAG
- a CDS encoding 2-oxoacid:acceptor oxidoreductase subunit alpha, giving the protein MAAPEKPVEKRVEQLDRVVIRFAGDSGDGMQLTGDRFTSETAQLGNDISTLPNFPAEIRAPAGTLPGVSSFQVHFADYDILTPGDAPNVLVAMNPAALKANLADLPAGADIIVNTDEFTRRNLTKVGYAVSPLEDGSLDEFAVHPVALTSLTLGALAESGVSKKDGERAKNMFALGLLSWMYSRPYESTLRFLERKFAKRPDLVAANKDAFRAGWNYGETTEAFSVRYEIKPAKMLPGTYRNITGNQALALGLVAAAVRSKLPLFLGAYPITPASDILHELSKHKRFGVTTMQAEDEIAAIGAALGASYGGALGVTTTSGPGVALKGETISLAIALELPLVIVDVQRAGPSTGMPTKTEQADLNMALYGRHGEAPLAVIAPKSPSDCFHAALEAARIALTYRTPVILLSDNYVANGSEPWLLPSVDELPDLQVSFATAPNAEDGRFLPYLRDPETMARPWAVPGTPGLEHRIGGLEKADKTGDISYDPANHEFMVRTRQARIDAIGVPDVDVEDPSEAASVLVLGWGSTYGPIGAACRALRQRGLTIAQAHLRHMSPLPANLGEVLAGYDKVVVPEMNLGQLAAVIRSKYLVDAVPFNQISGLPFTAATLESMLEDVVKNG; this is encoded by the coding sequence GTGGCCGCTCCCGAGAAGCCAGTCGAGAAGCGAGTCGAACAGCTGGACCGGGTGGTCATCCGATTCGCCGGTGACTCCGGTGACGGCATGCAGCTCACCGGTGACCGGTTCACGTCGGAGACCGCCCAGCTCGGCAACGACATCTCGACGCTTCCGAACTTCCCGGCGGAGATCCGCGCACCAGCCGGGACCCTGCCCGGGGTCTCCAGTTTCCAGGTGCACTTCGCCGACTACGACATCCTGACCCCCGGCGACGCGCCGAACGTGCTCGTGGCGATGAACCCGGCCGCGCTCAAGGCGAACCTGGCCGACCTGCCCGCCGGGGCCGACATCATCGTCAACACCGACGAGTTCACCCGCCGCAACCTGACCAAGGTCGGCTACGCCGTCAGTCCCCTGGAGGACGGCTCGCTCGACGAGTTCGCGGTGCACCCGGTGGCCCTCACCTCCCTGACCCTAGGCGCGCTGGCCGAGAGCGGCGTCTCGAAGAAGGACGGCGAGCGGGCCAAGAACATGTTCGCGCTGGGGCTGCTCAGCTGGATGTACTCGCGGCCGTACGAGTCGACGCTCCGGTTCCTGGAGCGCAAGTTCGCCAAGCGGCCCGACCTGGTCGCGGCGAACAAGGACGCGTTCCGGGCCGGGTGGAACTACGGCGAGACCACCGAGGCGTTCTCGGTGCGCTACGAGATCAAACCGGCGAAGATGCTGCCCGGCACCTACCGCAACATCACCGGCAACCAGGCGCTCGCGCTCGGGCTGGTGGCCGCCGCGGTCCGGTCGAAACTGCCGCTGTTCCTCGGCGCCTACCCGATCACGCCGGCCTCCGACATCCTGCACGAGCTGTCCAAGCACAAGCGGTTCGGCGTCACCACGATGCAGGCCGAGGACGAGATCGCGGCGATCGGGGCGGCGCTCGGCGCGTCCTACGGCGGGGCGCTCGGCGTCACCACCACCTCCGGGCCCGGCGTGGCACTCAAGGGCGAGACCATCTCGCTGGCCATCGCGCTGGAGCTGCCGCTGGTGATCGTCGACGTGCAGCGGGCCGGCCCGTCGACCGGCATGCCGACCAAGACCGAGCAGGCCGACCTCAACATGGCGCTGTACGGCCGGCACGGCGAGGCGCCCCTCGCGGTGATCGCACCCAAGTCGCCGTCCGACTGTTTCCACGCGGCGCTGGAGGCGGCCCGGATCGCGCTGACCTACCGCACCCCGGTGATCCTGCTGTCCGACAACTACGTCGCCAACGGGTCCGAGCCGTGGCTGCTGCCGTCCGTCGACGAACTGCCCGACCTGCAGGTCTCGTTCGCCACGGCGCCCAACGCCGAGGACGGGCGCTTCCTGCCGTACCTCCGCGATCCGGAGACGATGGCGCGGCCATGGGCCGTGCCCGGGACGCCGGGCCTGGAGCACCGCATCGGGGGTCTGGAGAAGGCCGACAAGACCGGCGACATCTCCTACGACCCGGCGAACCACGAGTTCATGGTCCGCACCCGGCAGGCCCGCATCGACGCCATCGGAGTTCCCGATGTGGACGTCGAGGATCCGTCCGAGGCGGCGAGTGTGCTGGTGCTCGGCTGGGGCTCGACCTACGGCCCGATCGGCGCGGCCTGTCGTGCGCTGCGCCAGCGCGGGCTCACCATCGCGCAGGCGCACCTGCGGCACATGTCACCGCTGCCGGCGAACCTCGGTGAGGTTCTGGCCGGTTACGACAAGGTCGTCGTCCCGGAGATGAATCTCGGTCAGCTGGCCGCCGTGATCCGGTCGAAGTACCTGGTCGACGCGGTTCCGTTCAACCAGATCAGCGGCCTGCCGTTCACCGCCGCGACGCTGGAGAGCATGCTGGAGGACGTGGTCAAGAATGGCTGA
- the ndhC gene encoding NADH-quinone oxidoreductase subunit A: protein MEGYLGSYAVLGLVLAAGVLLFVAAFGANRLLRPGRPAEPAGKRISYESGIDPVGGDWAQAQIRYYVYAYLYVLFAVEAVFLFPWAVIFDRPGFGGLSIAEMGIFVAVLALGIVYAWRKKILRWT, encoded by the coding sequence GTGGAGGGATATCTGGGCTCGTATGCGGTTCTCGGTCTCGTCCTGGCCGCCGGTGTCCTGCTGTTCGTTGCCGCGTTCGGTGCGAACCGGCTGCTCCGGCCGGGCCGTCCGGCGGAACCGGCGGGCAAGCGGATCTCCTATGAGAGCGGCATCGATCCGGTCGGCGGGGACTGGGCGCAGGCGCAGATCCGGTATTACGTTTACGCGTACCTTTACGTGCTTTTCGCAGTAGAGGCGGTTTTTCTCTTCCCGTGGGCGGTGATCTTCGATCGTCCCGGTTTCGGCGGCCTGTCCATCGCGGAGATGGGCATCTTCGTCGCGGTGCTCGCGCTCGGGATCGTCTACGCCTGGCGCAAGAAGATCCTCCGCTGGACCTGA
- a CDS encoding DivIVA domain-containing protein, whose product MGQLLLFIVVALVVATIVFGVTVLLSGGDPGLTPVEPDGRAVPLPGDRPLGEEDISRTRFDTVWRGYRMAQVDQALQRAAYDIGYKGELIGVLEAEVAALREGRLDDADALRKAREAALAPTAAVPPVPEPPVIPMEPSVEDDPVQEPVEKR is encoded by the coding sequence ATGGGTCAGCTTCTGCTCTTCATCGTCGTGGCTCTGGTCGTCGCGACGATCGTCTTCGGCGTGACCGTGTTGCTGAGCGGGGGCGACCCCGGCCTGACCCCGGTCGAGCCCGACGGCCGTGCGGTCCCGCTGCCCGGTGACCGTCCCCTCGGCGAGGAGGACATCTCCCGGACCAGGTTCGACACGGTCTGGCGGGGCTACCGGATGGCTCAGGTCGACCAGGCCCTGCAGCGGGCGGCGTACGACATCGGCTACAAGGGTGAGCTGATCGGCGTGCTCGAGGCCGAGGTGGCCGCGCTGCGCGAGGGCCGGCTCGACGACGCCGACGCGCTGCGCAAGGCTCGCGAGGCCGCGCTCGCCCCGACCGCCGCGGTCCCGCCCGTCCCCGAGCCGCCGGTCATCCCGATGGAGCCGTCCGTCGAGGACGACCCGGTCCAGGAGCCGGTGGAGAAGAGATGA